From the Pungitius pungitius chromosome 6, fPunPun2.1, whole genome shotgun sequence genome, one window contains:
- the pex11a gene encoding peroxisomal membrane protein 11A isoform X2 gives MDAVVRFTNQSQGRDRIFRAVQYACALSTYILRNHSERKDLVAKLRSLESNMSAGRKLLRLGNTVNSVAAAKRTLQLSDRVLSLCLTAANLNRALYFLLDNVLWARSVGLIRDINKERWSLNSSRCYFLSLVMSLTRDVYVVLQLMAQRAKDKQFRQKMEAHLSESCEVAEAVVPHLDAFLFLLLESLKSHPAVALDMLKNACDLFIPLDRLGIYKSNPGVVGFCGLMSSVIGIVTLLEPKLTLKS, from the exons ATGGACGCGGTGGTACGATTCACGAACCAAAGCCAAGGAAGGGACCGAATATTCAG gGCAGTGCAATACGCATGTGCACTGTCTACATACATACTACGAAACCACTCGGAAAGAAAGGACCTTGTGGCGAAACTTCGAAGTCTGGAAAGCAACATGAGCGCTGGACGTAAAT TGTTGAGGCTGGGGAACACAGTAAACTCCGTTGCGGCTGCCAAGCGAACCCTGCAGCTCTCTGACAGAGTGCTGAGCCTGTGCCTCACTGCGGCCAACCTCAACCGCGCCCTCTACTTTCTCCTCGACAATGTACTTTGGGCCAGAAGTGTGGGTCTTATCCGTGATATCAACAAGGAACGCTGGAGCCTAAATTCCTCCCGCTGCTACTTCCTCTCGCTGGTCATGAGTCTGACCAGAGATGTTTATGTGGTCCTCCAGTTAATGGCACAGAGGGCGAAAGATAAACAATTCAGACAGAAAATGGAGGCGCATCTCAGCGAGAGTTGTGAAGTGGCTGAAGCTGTCGTTCCTCACTTGGATGCGTTTCTCTTTCTGCTGTTGGAGAGCCTAAAATCGCATCCCGCCGTTGCCTTGGACATGCTGAAAAATGCATGTGACCTCTTCATTCCCCTAGACAGGTTGGGTATATATAAGTCCAATCCAGGGGTGGTGGGCTTCTGTGGTTTGATGTCCTCAGTTATTGGGATTGTAACCCTCTTGGAGCCCAAGTTAACACTTAAATCATGA
- the pex11a gene encoding peroxisomal membrane protein 11A isoform X1 — protein sequence MDAVVRFTNQSQGRDRIFRAVQYACALSTYILRNHSERKDLVAKLRSLESNMSAGRKCEFNVTCDVLRLGNTVNSVAAAKRTLQLSDRVLSLCLTAANLNRALYFLLDNVLWARSVGLIRDINKERWSLNSSRCYFLSLVMSLTRDVYVVLQLMAQRAKDKQFRQKMEAHLSESCEVAEAVVPHLDAFLFLLLESLKSHPAVALDMLKNACDLFIPLDRLGIYKSNPGVVGFCGLMSSVIGIVTLLEPKLTLKS from the exons ATGGACGCGGTGGTACGATTCACGAACCAAAGCCAAGGAAGGGACCGAATATTCAG gGCAGTGCAATACGCATGTGCACTGTCTACATACATACTACGAAACCACTCGGAAAGAAAGGACCTTGTGGCGAAACTTCGAAGTCTGGAAAGCAACATGAGCGCTGGACGTAAATGTGAGTTTAACGTTACCTGTGACG TGTTGAGGCTGGGGAACACAGTAAACTCCGTTGCGGCTGCCAAGCGAACCCTGCAGCTCTCTGACAGAGTGCTGAGCCTGTGCCTCACTGCGGCCAACCTCAACCGCGCCCTCTACTTTCTCCTCGACAATGTACTTTGGGCCAGAAGTGTGGGTCTTATCCGTGATATCAACAAGGAACGCTGGAGCCTAAATTCCTCCCGCTGCTACTTCCTCTCGCTGGTCATGAGTCTGACCAGAGATGTTTATGTGGTCCTCCAGTTAATGGCACAGAGGGCGAAAGATAAACAATTCAGACAGAAAATGGAGGCGCATCTCAGCGAGAGTTGTGAAGTGGCTGAAGCTGTCGTTCCTCACTTGGATGCGTTTCTCTTTCTGCTGTTGGAGAGCCTAAAATCGCATCCCGCCGTTGCCTTGGACATGCTGAAAAATGCATGTGACCTCTTCATTCCCCTAGACAGGTTGGGTATATATAAGTCCAATCCAGGGGTGGTGGGCTTCTGTGGTTTGATGTCCTCAGTTATTGGGATTGTAACCCTCTTGGAGCCCAAGTTAACACTTAAATCATGA